Proteins from a genomic interval of Arthrobacter sp. CAN_C5:
- a CDS encoding bifunctional PIG-L family deacetylase/class I SAM-dependent methyltransferase, which yields MSFTHDDAGTPEHRWSQDWRSDARLSVESLFDGRLPERVIVVAAHPDDETLGAAGLVRRLAHAGVATDIVVATDGEASHPHSPTHTPVQLAGVRRRELEDAVEMLAPSARVRFLGLPDGSLAADELVELLRQNIDSGGRTGERTLLVAPWRSDGHGDHEAAGHAAALLAAELNLPLLEYPVWLWHWATPDSPEVPWDQLAVLDLAGDEQTLKQSALLMHSSQTAPLSDQPGDEALLAPGFLEHFSRGFETFIPTPSLGVFERLHTGSDDPWGLQDRFYERRKRSVALALLPRERFVATLELGCSIGVLSAELAARSDSLLALDISPTAVAATHRRLADFPTAEARVASVPQDWPAGQFDLVVISEMGYFLTQTQLLDVVTRVVDSLAPDGVVLLCHWRHPVDGWELDGDTVHELFRSSSPLAVFAEQSEEDFRIDLLVRPPAVSVARSTGVL from the coding sequence CACCCCAGAACACCGCTGGAGCCAGGACTGGCGCAGCGATGCCCGGCTCAGTGTCGAGTCGCTGTTCGACGGACGCCTGCCCGAACGGGTGATCGTCGTCGCGGCGCACCCGGACGACGAGACGCTGGGCGCGGCAGGGCTCGTGCGCCGCCTGGCGCACGCCGGAGTTGCCACCGACATCGTGGTCGCCACCGACGGGGAGGCCTCCCATCCGCACTCACCGACACACACCCCGGTCCAGCTGGCCGGTGTGAGGCGCCGCGAACTTGAGGACGCCGTCGAGATGCTCGCACCATCCGCGCGGGTACGTTTCCTCGGCCTCCCGGACGGCTCGCTGGCAGCCGACGAACTGGTGGAGCTGCTCCGCCAGAATATTGACTCCGGCGGACGAACCGGGGAGCGCACGCTGCTGGTGGCACCGTGGCGTTCAGACGGGCATGGAGACCACGAAGCTGCCGGGCATGCCGCAGCCCTGCTCGCCGCCGAACTGAACCTGCCGCTGCTGGAATATCCGGTGTGGCTCTGGCACTGGGCAACCCCGGACTCGCCGGAGGTGCCCTGGGATCAGCTCGCTGTGCTGGACCTGGCCGGCGACGAACAGACACTCAAACAGTCCGCGCTCCTCATGCACTCCAGCCAGACGGCGCCGCTTTCCGACCAGCCGGGCGACGAAGCCCTGCTGGCCCCCGGTTTCCTGGAGCACTTCAGCCGCGGCTTCGAGACATTCATCCCCACGCCCTCATTGGGCGTTTTCGAGCGCCTGCATACCGGCTCAGATGACCCGTGGGGTCTGCAGGACCGCTTCTACGAACGCCGGAAGCGGTCGGTCGCCCTGGCCTTGCTCCCACGGGAACGTTTCGTTGCAACCCTTGAACTGGGTTGTTCGATCGGGGTACTCTCAGCCGAGCTCGCGGCGCGCAGCGATTCCCTGCTCGCCCTGGATATCAGCCCGACCGCGGTGGCCGCCACTCATCGCCGACTCGCCGACTTCCCGACGGCGGAAGCCCGGGTGGCGTCAGTTCCACAGGACTGGCCGGCAGGTCAGTTCGACCTCGTCGTGATCTCCGAAATGGGGTATTTCCTGACCCAGACGCAGCTGCTCGATGTCGTGACCCGCGTCGTCGATTCCCTGGCGCCAGACGGCGTGGTCCTGCTCTGTCATTGGCGTCACCCGGTGGACGGCTGGGAACTCGACGGTGACACGGTGCACGAGCTCTTCCGCAGTTCCTCACCCCTGGCTGTATTCGCCGAG